A single window of Halanaerobiaceae bacterium ANBcell28 DNA harbors:
- a CDS encoding ABC transporter substrate-binding protein — MKNLSKKTIMALIFFVFLSSMVMGSELLVLNDGQQLTLPAEIIEGRTFLSVEAFEKFRLAEEIRNDEIVLRNDSVEFIFTLDSKIVKVNGVEFSLAIEPYQEGDQVYLPFRFILETLNYRLEWDSSRELVELIKGRENTYPFTIIDGDRSYVIEKEAKSIVSTSPGVTEKLFALGVGERIKGRTSFDNYPPEVSEIQVIGTLFDPNIELIVDISPDIVIAGTHFKEEVLDKLIEAGIATAAMSSANNMEEVYQYMINLGVVVGKNYEARALVSSLKDKVNRVETILNDIAESDRPSIYYIVGTGQREFTAGRNTFISELLSIGGARNIADDVEGWGYSLERLIDHDPDYIIGNQANIDTMKKGDSYQSLSAIREGRYLVVNEDIFSRAAPRAVDQGLKILVELLYGDKINKLNF; from the coding sequence ATGAAGAATTTATCTAAAAAAACGATTATGGCTTTAATTTTCTTTGTATTTCTTTCAAGCATGGTAATGGGTTCAGAATTGCTAGTTCTGAATGACGGACAGCAACTTACTTTGCCTGCTGAAATTATTGAGGGAAGGACTTTTCTAAGTGTTGAAGCTTTTGAAAAATTCAGGCTCGCTGAAGAAATTAGAAATGATGAGATTGTATTGAGGAACGATAGTGTTGAATTTATCTTTACTTTGGATTCCAAGATAGTTAAGGTGAATGGAGTAGAGTTCAGCCTTGCTATAGAACCATATCAAGAAGGGGATCAAGTATATTTACCCTTTAGATTTATATTAGAAACATTAAATTATAGATTAGAATGGGATTCTTCTAGAGAGCTAGTTGAATTGATTAAGGGAAGAGAAAATACTTATCCTTTCACTATAATTGATGGAGATAGAAGCTATGTCATAGAAAAAGAAGCAAAAAGCATAGTATCTACATCTCCAGGTGTAACTGAAAAATTATTTGCTTTAGGTGTAGGTGAGAGAATAAAAGGCAGGACCAGTTTTGATAATTACCCACCGGAAGTTAGCGAGATTCAAGTAATTGGAACTCTTTTTGACCCGAATATTGAATTAATAGTAGATATATCACCTGACATTGTTATTGCTGGAACTCATTTCAAGGAAGAAGTCTTAGATAAGTTAATAGAAGCAGGTATAGCTACAGCAGCCATGTCATCTGCTAATAATATGGAAGAAGTTTATCAATATATGATAAATTTAGGGGTGGTTGTTGGAAAAAATTATGAAGCAAGAGCACTGGTATCCAGCCTAAAGGATAAAGTCAATAGAGTAGAGACTATACTTAATGATATTGCAGAATCTGATAGACCTTCTATTTATTATATTGTGGGAACAGGTCAACGGGAATTTACAGCTGGCAGGAATACCTTTATCTCTGAATTACTCAGTATTGGAGGAGCAAGAAATATTGCTGATGATGTAGAAGGTTGGGGTTATAGTCTGGAGAGATTAATCGATCATGACCCTGATTATATAATTGGAAATCAAGCAAATATAGATACAATGAAAAAAGGCGATAGTTATCAATCATTATCAGCAATTCGGGAAGGTAGATATTTAGTAGTAAATGAGGATATATTTTCAAGGGCAGCACCAAGAGCAGTAGACCAGGGGCTCAAAATTTTGGTGGAATTGCTTTATGGTGATAAGATAAACAAATTAAATTTTTAG
- the cobS gene encoding adenosylcobinamide-GDP ribazoletransferase has product MKGFLLMITFLTRIPIKYPFQYREEDFIKGIIWMPAIGLIIGLLLWGISFISYFLDRIVVSIIICFAYIWITGALHIDGLADTVDGVFSNREKSRVLEIMKDSRIGAFGVLAIFFLLAFNIILVNLIDFRTLIIWPVLGRSSAILLCYFSQYLREMGIAKGFVENTGLKEVVFSKLLLIIIALLIDYRLIPAILIVLYITSYFIGFFKKKIGGITGDNIGFIIELSQTIFLFLTYLLTVV; this is encoded by the coding sequence ATGAAAGGTTTTTTATTGATGATTACATTTTTAACCCGGATTCCAATTAAATACCCTTTTCAATATAGGGAAGAAGATTTTATTAAGGGAATTATCTGGATGCCTGCCATTGGCTTGATAATTGGACTTTTATTATGGGGCATTTCCTTTATCTCTTATTTTCTTGATAGAATTGTAGTAAGTATTATAATTTGCTTTGCTTATATATGGATAACTGGCGCACTTCATATTGATGGGCTGGCTGATACAGTGGATGGTGTATTTAGTAATAGGGAGAAAAGCAGAGTATTGGAAATTATGAAAGATAGTAGGATTGGGGCTTTTGGAGTCCTGGCAATTTTCTTCTTATTAGCCTTTAATATAATATTAGTAAATTTAATTGACTTTAGAACCTTAATAATATGGCCTGTTCTTGGTAGAAGTTCAGCTATTCTTCTTTGTTATTTCAGTCAATATCTAAGAGAAATGGGTATAGCTAAAGGCTTTGTTGAAAATACTGGCTTAAAGGAAGTGGTTTTTTCTAAGCTTCTCTTGATTATTATAGCTTTACTCATTGATTATAGATTAATACCTGCAATATTAATTGTACTTTATATTACTTCTTATTTTATTGGATTTTTTAAAAAGAAAATCGGAGGAATTACTGGAGATAATATTGGTTTTATTATTGAATTAAGTCAGACCATCTTTCTTTTTCTAACATATCTTTTGACAGTAGTATGA
- the cobC gene encoding alpha-ribazole phosphatase: MRLLLLRHVETKANSDKKYIGHSTSEYTAKGQKDIAMILEFLAKEDFDKIYSSPLPRTVKLAELISKKYDRQLIVDETLKEMNFGIFEGKTYQELEKEYQNQWQKWTKDYLHYRIPEGESCMDVYQRVSLFIDNLKSNKEEKLLIITHGGIIQTFITYLLDLEINDRWHFKISPAGMVDIEYKNDFGVINRIINDI; encoded by the coding sequence ATGAGGCTTTTATTGCTCAGACATGTTGAAACAAAGGCAAATTCAGATAAGAAATATATTGGTCATAGTACTTCAGAATATACAGCGAAAGGTCAAAAAGACATTGCAATGATTCTTGAGTTTTTAGCTAAAGAAGATTTCGATAAAATTTATTCCAGTCCATTACCAAGGACAGTGAAATTAGCAGAGCTTATTTCAAAGAAATATGATCGTCAATTAATAGTTGATGAAACTCTTAAAGAAATGAATTTTGGTATTTTCGAAGGGAAAACTTATCAGGAACTGGAGAAGGAATATCAGAATCAATGGCAAAAATGGACTAAGGATTACTTGCATTATAGAATTCCTGAAGGTGAAAGTTGTATGGATGTATATCAAAGGGTTAGTTTATTTATCGATAATTTAAAAAGTAATAAAGAAGAGAAATTATTAATAATTACTCATGGTGGAATTATTCAGACTTTTATTACCTATTTATTAGACCTGGAAATTAATGACAGGTGGCATTTTAAAATTTCACCTGCGGGAATGGTTGACATAGAGTATAAAAATGATTTTGGAGTGATTAATAGAATTATTAATGATATTTAA
- the cobU gene encoding bifunctional adenosylcobinamide kinase/adenosylcobinamide-phosphate guanylyltransferase: MPSSSFRLEKEIGFANLFNNDNFLMPEINFLDYNAFKIYKKGVARMKNITFIVGGARSGKSSFAEKIAKESSSKVVYIATAIPFDKGMKDRIKKHQAARPAGWETIEQYNGFKNMAENHLFLQAELILLDCITLMVSNLLLDSGLDFDKSSIDEIDQLEDRIFQEIKDLLEVIEDHEKEIILVSNEVGMGLVAEYSLGNVFRDIAGRVNQYLAKEAGEVYFMVAGIPMKIKGD, translated from the coding sequence TTGCCCAGCTCCTCTTTCAGGCTAGAAAAAGAAATTGGCTTTGCCAACTTATTTAATAATGATAATTTCTTGATGCCAGAAATTAATTTTTTAGACTATAATGCTTTTAAAATATATAAGAAAGGTGTTGCTAGGATGAAGAATATTACCTTTATAGTAGGTGGGGCTAGAAGTGGAAAAAGTAGCTTTGCTGAGAAAATAGCAAAAGAATCTTCCAGTAAAGTAGTTTATATAGCTACAGCAATTCCCTTTGATAAAGGAATGAAAGATAGAATAAAAAAACATCAGGCAGCTAGACCTGCTGGCTGGGAGACTATTGAGCAATATAATGGCTTTAAGAACATGGCTGAAAATCACTTGTTTTTACAAGCTGAGCTAATTCTTTTGGATTGTATTACCCTGATGGTTTCTAATCTCTTATTGGATAGTGGTCTGGATTTTGATAAATCTAGTATCGATGAAATTGATCAACTTGAAGATAGAATTTTTCAAGAAATAAAAGATCTTTTAGAAGTAATTGAAGATCACGAAAAAGAAATAATACTGGTAAGTAATGAAGTAGGCATGGGACTTGTAGCTGAGTATAGCCTGGGAAATGTTTTTAGAGATATTGCTGGCAGGGTTAATCAATATCTGGCTAAAGAAGCAGGGGAAGTATATTTTATGGTAGCAGGAATACCAATGAAAATTAAAGGAGATTGA
- the cobD gene encoding threonine-phosphate decarboxylase CobD, with translation MNKHGGYTGEKQEEIIDFSVNINPLGVSKKVITRIKENLSNLASYPEIDGLSARKIIAKKLSLHEENIIIGNGASELIYLYAHFFKGKKVLIVQPTFSEYARAFRLNGCSVINHILSKKNNFQIDEASLLSKIKRDQPDLLVLCNPNNPTGLFVEYRRLKEVFEYLKEIKSQVFIDESFIDFTEEKSALSFIDEYPIFIIKSMTKFFAIAGLRLGYGIGNKKILERIKAYKEPWTVNSIALDIVEVLFEDEEYIAKTKGCLLEEKSYLESELDSINGIITYDSSANFYLLKLKDKEVSEVKEKLLTEGIYIRNCDNFLGLDKSYFRIAVRTRAENIKLISSIKDSLRIKDFSES, from the coding sequence ATGAATAAACATGGAGGATATACAGGAGAGAAACAGGAAGAAATAATAGACTTTAGTGTGAATATTAATCCTCTAGGAGTTTCAAAAAAAGTAATTACTAGAATAAAGGAAAACCTGAGCAATCTTGCTTCTTATCCTGAAATTGATGGTCTCAGTGCCAGAAAGATAATAGCTAAAAAATTATCATTGCATGAGGAAAATATTATTATAGGAAATGGGGCAAGTGAGTTAATTTATTTATATGCTCATTTCTTTAAAGGCAAAAAGGTGCTTATAGTCCAGCCAACTTTTAGTGAATATGCGAGGGCTTTTAGGCTTAATGGATGCTCTGTAATTAATCATATATTATCTAAAAAAAATAATTTTCAAATTGATGAAGCAAGCCTATTATCAAAAATAAAAAGAGATCAACCTGATTTGCTTGTCTTATGTAATCCCAATAATCCAACAGGTCTCTTTGTAGAATATAGAAGATTGAAAGAAGTCTTTGAATATCTAAAAGAAATAAAATCCCAGGTTTTTATCGATGAATCCTTTATTGATTTTACTGAGGAAAAGTCTGCACTCTCTTTTATAGATGAGTATCCAATATTTATAATAAAATCAATGACAAAATTCTTTGCTATAGCAGGTTTAAGGCTGGGGTATGGTATTGGAAACAAAAAAATACTTGAAAGAATTAAAGCCTATAAAGAACCCTGGACAGTAAATAGTATAGCCCTGGATATAGTGGAAGTTCTTTTTGAAGATGAAGAATATATAGCAAAAACAAAGGGGTGCTTACTGGAAGAAAAAAGCTATCTAGAAAGTGAATTAGATAGTATTAATGGGATTATAACTTATGATAGTAGTGCAAATTTTTATCTGTTAAAACTCAAGGATAAAGAAGTTTCTGAAGTAAAAGAAAAACTTTTAACAGAAGGTATTTATATAAGAAACTGTGATAATTTTTTAGGACTTGATAAGAGTTATTTTCGCATAGCAGTAAGAACTAGGGCAGAAAACATTAAGTTAATTAGCTCTATTAAAGATAGTTTAAGAATCAAGGATTTTAGTGAGTCCTAA
- the cobO gene encoding cob(I)yrinic acid a,c-diamide adenosyltransferase, which yields MNKRRSEFVMGKGYIHIYTGNGKGKTTAALGLSLRAVCAGKKVYVGQFVKGMKYSETKSENFLPNFEMHQFGRNCFIYNEPEQEDIDSARKGLEICKEILTEGKYDVVVLDELNIALYYKLLDVEEVIEMLKNKARSVEVIITGRYAPEKLIEIADLVTEMKEIKHYYQKGVKARDGIER from the coding sequence ATAAATAAAAGAAGGAGTGAATTTGTAATGGGCAAAGGATATATTCATATTTATACAGGTAATGGGAAGGGGAAAACAACAGCTGCACTGGGTTTGTCATTAAGGGCTGTTTGTGCTGGAAAAAAAGTTTATGTGGGTCAATTTGTTAAAGGTATGAAATATAGTGAAACTAAAAGCGAGAATTTCTTACCTAATTTTGAAATGCATCAGTTTGGTAGAAATTGTTTTATCTATAATGAACCTGAGCAAGAAGATATTGATTCAGCAAGAAAGGGTTTAGAAATATGCAAAGAGATTTTAACGGAGGGTAAATATGATGTAGTAGTTTTAGATGAACTTAATATTGCACTATATTATAAACTGTTAGATGTTGAAGAGGTTATTGAAATGCTGAAAAATAAAGCAAGATCAGTAGAAGTAATAATTACAGGGCGTTATGCTCCTGAAAAATTAATTGAAATTGCGGACTTAGTGACTGAAATGAAAGAAATAAAACATTATTATCAAAAGGGTGTTAAAGCCAGGGATGGTATTGAACGATAG
- the cobT gene encoding nicotinate-nucleotide--dimethylbenzimidazole phosphoribosyltransferase yields MSKLEKTLKMIKKGDIESKEKAQERLDNLTKPPGSLGRLEEIAIKLAGIYANPFPVIKKKAHIVMVADHGIVEEGVSAFPQEVTTLMTKNFLNGGAAINVFSKQQDADLFLVDVGMKDTIDDKSIFQHKVKKGTDNFLKGRSMSREEAVKAIEVGISVTEEAIAKGANLISTGEMGIGNTTASTAILAVLTDKSLEDIVGPGTGLDAEKLNHKKEIIKKALEKHRADPEDPIDILSKVGGLEIAAMAGCMLAAAAHRKAVIIDGLISGAAALIAYKLHGDVLDYMFASHISAEPGHIKMYQILVLKPMLDLEMRLGEGTGAVLAINLIEASCNIINKMATFTEAGINK; encoded by the coding sequence ATGAGTAAATTAGAAAAAACACTGAAAATGATTAAAAAGGGAGATATAGAATCTAAAGAAAAGGCACAGGAACGACTGGATAATTTAACAAAACCTCCGGGAAGTCTTGGTAGATTAGAGGAGATAGCTATCAAGCTGGCTGGTATTTATGCTAACCCTTTTCCTGTAATTAAGAAAAAAGCCCATATAGTAATGGTTGCTGATCATGGTATAGTTGAGGAAGGTGTCAGTGCTTTTCCTCAAGAAGTTACAACTCTGATGACTAAAAACTTTCTTAATGGTGGTGCTGCGATAAATGTCTTTAGTAAGCAGCAAGATGCTGACTTATTTTTAGTGGATGTAGGTATGAAAGATACTATTGATGATAAGTCTATTTTTCAACATAAAGTTAAAAAAGGAACAGATAATTTTCTAAAAGGAAGATCTATGAGTAGAGAAGAAGCTGTAAAAGCTATTGAGGTAGGAATAAGTGTTACTGAAGAGGCAATAGCTAAAGGTGCAAACTTAATAAGTACAGGTGAAATGGGTATTGGGAATACCACAGCCAGCACAGCTATTTTAGCAGTACTTACTGATAAAAGTCTTGAAGATATAGTAGGGCCAGGTACTGGTCTGGATGCTGAGAAACTTAATCATAAGAAAGAAATCATTAAAAAGGCTTTAGAAAAACATAGAGCTGACCCTGAAGATCCAATTGATATTTTGTCAAAAGTAGGTGGTTTGGAGATTGCCGCTATGGCCGGTTGTATGCTGGCTGCAGCAGCTCATAGGAAAGCTGTAATTATTGATGGTTTAATATCCGGGGCAGCAGCTTTAATTGCCTATAAATTACATGGAGATGTTCTTGACTACATGTTTGCTTCTCACATTTCAGCTGAACCTGGTCATATAAAAATGTATCAGATATTGGTTCTAAAACCTATGCTTGATCTGGAAATGAGATTAGGTGAAGGAACAGGAGCAGTATTAGCAATCAATTTAATAGAGGCATCCTGTAATATAATTAATAAAATGGCTACATTTACAGAAGCCGGTATTAACAAATAA
- a CDS encoding ABC transporter ATP-binding protein → MSLALEVRNLYFNYGKNEILKNINLNVKTGSFLTILGPNGSGKTTLLKNICNLLKPEKGEVRVKELNLDAIKHKELAKIMAVVHQIDEVNFDFSIYDIVNMGRYPYQKRFESESLESLNIVKKSMIETETWKLREKSIHQISGGERQRVMIARALAQEPEILLLDEPISHLDIKHQINTLNLCTKLNKEKGITIVMTLHDINLAARYSEYILLLEKGTIRGMDIPARVLSVDNIKDVYDIDVELLDYSQQKTPYIIPQAIF, encoded by the coding sequence ATGAGTTTAGCATTAGAAGTCAGGAATTTATATTTTAATTATGGAAAAAACGAAATTTTAAAAAATATTAACTTAAATGTAAAGACAGGAAGTTTTTTAACTATACTTGGACCTAATGGATCTGGAAAAACGACTCTTTTGAAGAATATTTGTAATTTGCTAAAACCAGAAAAGGGCGAAGTTAGAGTAAAGGAATTGAATTTAGATGCTATCAAACATAAAGAACTAGCTAAAATAATGGCTGTGGTACATCAAATTGATGAAGTAAATTTTGATTTTAGTATTTATGATATTGTTAATATGGGGAGATATCCATATCAAAAGCGTTTTGAAAGCGAATCTCTGGAAAGTCTTAATATTGTAAAAAAGTCTATGATAGAGACAGAAACCTGGAAATTGCGTGAAAAAAGTATTCATCAAATAAGTGGTGGAGAAAGACAGAGGGTAATGATTGCCCGGGCTTTAGCTCAAGAACCAGAAATATTACTACTGGATGAACCTATATCTCATCTTGATATAAAACATCAGATTAATACCCTGAATTTATGCACCAAATTAAATAAGGAAAAGGGAATTACTATTGTTATGACTCTTCATGATATAAATTTAGCTGCCAGATATAGTGAATATATATTGTTGCTGGAAAAAGGAACAATAAGAGGTATGGATATACCTGCCAGGGTTTTGTCTGTGGATAATATAAAAGATGTTTATGATATTGATGTAGAGCTATTAGATTATAGTCAGCAAAAAACACCTTATATTATTCCACAAGCAATTTTTTAA
- a CDS encoding cobyrinate a,c-diamide synthase — protein sequence MKRIMIGGASSSVGKTTISLGIMAALSKRGIKVAPFKVGPDFIDPGFHKFVCDNPSYNLDSWLMSKERIRFLFERNMEGKDIGIIEGVMGLYDGFGVEKDNGSSAHLAKIIDAPVILVIDGSGISSSAAAMVLGYKFYDQDLTMKGVIINKVSGEQHYNILKEAIEKHVKIPCLGYLPVNSEINLKSRHLGLIPSNEISTLEDKLEKLTELVENCIDLGALLDLAKSSSSKKYVQQTKKLKNPIEKYKFSAEGLRIGIAMDKAFNFYYEDNLKLLKEIGIKLIPFSPIKDIDLPSDIDGIYIGGGFPEVFAKELEKNKVFRENIKKRLEDGLPAYVECGGLMYLTERIINLEGEYSTMAGFFPTITRMTKRLQRFGYVNIETDTGDSIKGHEFHHSLVEERANIDYFYKVYKSRNGSIEKEWRCGLKKINTLAAYPHIHFYSNPEFLFNLIRKIKLRR from the coding sequence ATGAAGAGAATTATGATAGGTGGTGCTAGCAGTAGTGTAGGAAAAACTACTATCAGTTTGGGTATAATGGCTGCTCTTAGTAAAAGAGGGATAAAGGTAGCACCTTTTAAAGTAGGACCTGACTTTATAGATCCTGGTTTTCATAAATTTGTATGCGATAATCCTTCTTATAATTTAGATAGCTGGCTGATGAGTAAAGAGAGAATACGTTTTTTGTTTGAAAGAAATATGGAAGGGAAAGATATTGGTATTATTGAAGGGGTTATGGGTTTATATGATGGCTTTGGAGTTGAAAAAGATAATGGGAGTTCAGCTCATCTTGCTAAGATAATTGATGCCCCTGTCATCCTAGTGATTGATGGTAGTGGTATCTCCAGTAGTGCTGCTGCAATGGTTTTAGGTTATAAGTTCTATGATCAAGATCTTACGATGAAAGGGGTAATTATAAATAAGGTATCAGGTGAGCAACATTATAATATTCTGAAAGAAGCTATTGAAAAACATGTTAAGATACCATGTTTGGGATACCTACCAGTGAATTCTGAAATTAATCTAAAAAGTAGGCATCTTGGACTTATTCCCAGTAATGAAATATCCACACTGGAAGATAAGTTAGAAAAATTGACAGAGTTAGTTGAAAATTGTATAGATCTTGGTGCTTTACTTGATCTAGCTAAATCATCCTCAAGTAAAAAGTATGTTCAACAAACTAAAAAATTAAAAAATCCAATAGAAAAGTATAAATTTTCTGCTGAGGGTTTGAGAATAGGTATAGCCATGGATAAGGCTTTTAATTTTTATTATGAAGATAATCTAAAATTATTAAAAGAAATAGGGATAAAACTAATACCATTTAGCCCTATAAAAGATATTGATTTACCTTCAGATATTGATGGTATTTACATAGGTGGGGGCTTCCCGGAAGTATTTGCAAAAGAACTTGAAAAAAATAAAGTGTTTAGAGAAAATATAAAGAAGCGCTTAGAAGATGGTTTGCCTGCTTATGTTGAATGTGGAGGATTGATGTATCTGACAGAAAGGATAATAAATTTAGAAGGTGAATATTCTACTATGGCCGGTTTCTTTCCTACAATCACTAGAATGACAAAAAGATTACAGCGTTTTGGATATGTTAATATTGAAACTGACACAGGGGATTCTATTAAAGGACACGAATTTCATCATTCATTAGTAGAGGAGCGAGCAAATATTGACTATTTTTATAAAGTATATAAGTCTAGAAATGGCAGCATTGAAAAAGAGTGGAGATGTGGATTAAAAAAGATAAATACACTTGCAGCTTATCCTCATATTCATTTTTATAGTAATCCTGAATTTTTGTTTAATTTAATTAGAAAAATCAAACTTCGTAGATGA
- a CDS encoding iron chelate uptake ABC transporter family permease subunit has protein sequence MSYIKKKNLYKIYILILLVILFAMMLISTALGTIRIPLMDVLRIITSKLGFLNRYIDISDIRPSNIFIVLNIRLPRIILASLVGAVLALVGTAYQAIFKNPMADPFVMGASSGAAFGATIAIVIGASQSLWGFGAISFLAFAGALATTILVYNLARVGNKLSTTSILLAGIVMSAVLSSFIRLMMIFNHDNLENIVSWTMGSFNGANWRQIIFVTIPMIIGALFLISLAREMNTIVLGEESAQNIGVNVELTKKLIIVISSFLAACAVSVSGIIGFVGLIVPHLFRLIFGSDHRVLLPVSALGGALFLLISDTLARTSMGLDIMLAIFDTLFTDATGSEVYQVFNEFLLRYSLVGVEIPVGIITSIFGGPFFLYLLRRSRNNKFI, from the coding sequence ATGTCCTATATAAAAAAGAAAAATCTATACAAAATATATATTCTGATTCTTTTAGTAATATTGTTTGCTATGATGCTTATTTCCACAGCACTTGGTACAATTAGAATTCCTCTTATGGATGTACTTAGAATAATTACCAGTAAGCTAGGTTTTCTTAATCGATATATTGATATAAGTGACATTCGACCATCCAATATATTTATAGTGTTAAATATTAGATTGCCTAGAATAATATTAGCCAGTCTGGTAGGTGCAGTTCTAGCTCTAGTTGGAACTGCCTATCAGGCAATTTTTAAAAACCCAATGGCAGACCCCTTTGTAATGGGTGCTTCTTCAGGGGCAGCTTTTGGTGCTACTATTGCAATCGTAATTGGAGCAAGTCAGAGTCTCTGGGGTTTTGGGGCAATATCATTCCTAGCATTTGCAGGTGCTTTAGCAACTACAATTTTGGTGTACAATCTGGCCAGAGTAGGAAACAAACTTTCTACTACATCTATTTTACTGGCAGGTATAGTTATGAGTGCAGTCTTATCTTCCTTTATCAGATTGATGATGATATTTAATCATGATAACTTAGAAAATATAGTAAGCTGGACAATGGGAAGTTTTAATGGAGCTAACTGGAGACAAATTATATTTGTAACTATTCCCATGATTATAGGTGCACTCTTTTTGATTTCTCTTGCTAGAGAAATGAATACTATTGTTTTAGGAGAAGAAAGTGCACAAAATATTGGTGTTAATGTTGAATTGACAAAGAAGTTGATAATAGTTATCTCATCTTTTTTAGCTGCCTGTGCTGTATCTGTAAGTGGAATTATAGGATTTGTTGGTTTAATTGTCCCTCATTTGTTTAGACTTATTTTTGGTTCTGATCACAGGGTTTTACTACCAGTTTCAGCCCTGGGTGGTGCTTTGTTTCTCTTAATTAGTGACACCTTAGCCCGGACATCTATGGGCCTGGATATTATGCTGGCAATTTTTGATACTTTATTTACTGATGCAACAGGGAGTGAAGTATATCAAGTATTTAATGAATTTTTACTTAGGTATTCCTTAGTTGGTGTTGAAATTCCAGTAGGTATTATTACTTCAATTTTTGGAGGACCCTTCTTTTTATATCTCTTAAGACGTTCCAGAAATAATAAGTTTATCTAA
- a CDS encoding ECF transporter S component → MNKLLNDPRSLSILAIMLALTVILALTPLGFIPLIIVNATIIHIPTIITAIILGPIAGLFMGTIMGLLSLLNAVTRPTGLLSPLFINPLVSVLPRMFIGVVAYYTYVGMKKLIRKEKYQESISAIVSGVIGSLTNTALVFLMLYVVYAKEITEMIAENLGISLRAFYISVFTTNAIAEAVVAAFVTGAIVLAYKNYNKIK, encoded by the coding sequence ATGAATAAATTATTGAACGATCCAAGGAGTTTAAGTATTTTAGCTATTATGCTTGCGCTTACTGTTATTCTTGCTTTGACTCCGTTAGGATTTATACCGTTAATAATTGTAAATGCTACTATAATTCATATTCCAACAATTATTACAGCTATTATTTTAGGTCCAATTGCTGGTTTATTTATGGGTACTATAATGGGGCTTTTATCATTGTTAAATGCTGTGACAAGACCAACAGGGCTTTTGTCTCCGTTGTTTATAAACCCTTTAGTATCTGTATTACCTAGGATGTTTATTGGAGTGGTAGCATATTATACTTATGTAGGAATGAAAAAGCTTATAAGAAAAGAGAAATATCAAGAGTCTATTAGTGCAATTGTTTCTGGTGTTATAGGAAGTTTAACAAATACTGCTTTAGTATTTTTGATGTTATATGTTGTATATGCTAAAGAAATTACAGAAATGATTGCTGAGAATTTAGGAATTAGTCTGCGAGCTTTTTATATTAGTGTATTTACTACAAATGCTATTGCTGAAGCAGTGGTAGCAGCATTTGTAACTGGGGCAATAGTTCTTGCATATAAAAATTATAATAAAATTAAGTGA